The bacterium genomic interval CAGGATCTCGAGCCGCTTCTTCTCGCCGCCCGAGAAGCCGTCGTTGACGTAGCGGGCGGCGAACGAGGAGTCCACGCCCAGCAGCTCCATGTTCTGCTGCACGAGGCGGCGGAACTCCTTCACCCCGAGCGACTCGCCGTGCACCGCGCGCGTCGCGGCGCGCAGGAAGTTGGCGACGGTGACGCCCGGAATCGCCATCGGATACTGGAAGGAGAGGAAGATCCCGCGGCGCGCCCGCTCGTCCACGGCGAGGCCGGCCATCGGCTGGCCCTCGAACAGCAGCTCGCCGCCGGTCATCACGTACTTGGGGTTCCCCATCACGACGTGGGAAAAGGTGCTCTTCCCGGAGCCGTTGCGGCCCATGATCGCGTGGACCTCGCCGGGGCGGACCGTCAGGTCCACGCCC includes:
- the sufC gene encoding Fe-S cluster assembly ATPase SufC, giving the protein MNQNDTAPLLEARGVTAEIDGKQILKGVDLTVRPGEVHAIMGRNGSGKSTFSHVVMGNPKYVMTGGELLFEGQPMAGLAVDERARRGIFLSFQYPMAIPGVTVANFLRAATRAVHGESLGVKEFRRLVQQNMELLGVDSSFAARYVNDGFSGGEKKRLEILQMALLRPKLAILDETDSGLDIDALRVVAEGIERMRAPERGLLLITHYQRILRYVAPDVIHVMID